In Acaryochloris marina S15, a single genomic region encodes these proteins:
- a CDS encoding homoserine dehydrogenase, translating to MGFKIGLLGLGTVGTGVGEIFASPKGRHPLLQEIEIAKVGVRSLEKARSLNLPAEVLTTDLRAIVNDPAIDIVVEVIGGLEPARTLILEAIAQGKHVVTANKAVIARYGEEIFQAATQASVYVMIEAAVAGGIPVIQPLKESLGANRIHTLIGILNGTTNYILTKMQQSGAAFDDVLAEAQDLGYAEADPTADVDGLDAGDKIAILASLAFGGRIDLEQVHREGIRQVSAADINYAKNLGFVIKLLAIAKVPPTTAELPPPQLEARVHPTLVPLDHPLANVNDVFNALLIEAEPLGQVMFFGPGAGAGPTASAVVADLINIAALLKTGIVANDPETSRIHPLLACSHQHYCNIAPMNDLVTRFYARFLTKDHPGVIGKLGTVFGNHGVSLESIVQTGIKAELAEIVVVTHDVQEGNFHRALDEIRQMAAIDSIPSLLRVL from the coding sequence GTGGGTTTCAAAATTGGCTTACTTGGATTAGGAACCGTAGGTACAGGAGTGGGCGAGATCTTTGCGAGTCCCAAAGGCCGACATCCCCTCTTGCAAGAGATTGAAATTGCCAAAGTTGGGGTGCGGTCTTTAGAGAAAGCGCGCAGCCTGAATCTACCTGCTGAGGTGCTCACGACTGATCTGAGAGCCATCGTCAATGACCCTGCCATCGACATTGTGGTTGAAGTGATTGGCGGCCTCGAACCGGCTCGAACCCTTATTCTAGAAGCCATTGCTCAGGGCAAACATGTCGTCACTGCTAACAAAGCGGTGATTGCCCGCTATGGCGAAGAAATTTTTCAAGCTGCGACTCAAGCAAGTGTCTACGTCATGATTGAGGCGGCGGTGGCAGGTGGCATTCCAGTGATTCAACCTCTGAAGGAATCCCTTGGAGCCAATCGGATCCATACCCTGATCGGTATTCTCAACGGCACCACCAACTATATTCTGACCAAGATGCAGCAATCGGGGGCAGCCTTTGATGATGTGCTGGCTGAAGCCCAAGATCTCGGGTATGCCGAAGCTGATCCAACTGCTGACGTCGATGGCTTAGATGCAGGCGATAAAATTGCTATTCTGGCATCCCTAGCCTTTGGAGGACGGATAGATCTTGAGCAGGTCCATCGGGAAGGCATCCGCCAGGTGAGTGCAGCGGATATTAACTATGCCAAGAACTTGGGATTTGTGATCAAACTACTTGCGATCGCAAAAGTGCCTCCAACAACTGCAGAGCTTCCTCCGCCTCAATTAGAAGCCCGAGTTCATCCCACATTGGTCCCCCTCGATCATCCTCTTGCTAATGTGAATGATGTCTTTAACGCTTTGCTGATCGAAGCCGAGCCGTTGGGCCAGGTGATGTTCTTTGGGCCAGGGGCTGGCGCTGGTCCGACTGCCAGTGCTGTGGTTGCCGACTTAATTAATATTGCGGCCTTGCTGAAAACGGGCATTGTGGCGAACGATCCGGAAACCTCTCGTATTCACCCGTTGCTGGCCTGTTCTCATCAGCATTACTGCAATATTGCTCCCATGAATGACTTGGTCACCCGCTTCTATGCTCGATTCTTAACCAAGGATCATCCCGGAGTGATCGGCAAGTTGGGCACCGTCTTTGGTAATCATGGGGTGAGTTTAGAATCTATTGTGCAAACGGGTATCAAAGCTGAGCTGGCAGAAATTGTGGTGGTCACCCACGATGTCCAGGAAGGTAATTTTCATCGAGCTTTAGATGAAATTCGCCAAATGGCAGCTATTGACTCTATTCCCAGTCTGCTGCGTGTTTTGTAG
- a CDS encoding DUF4291 domain-containing protein: protein MSTIKTEPYLHQKDRWLQRGRVILAQYDADSIVVYQAYRPAIGDFAAQQGYFGGEFKLSRMTWIKPNFLWMMYRSGWGAKQGQEVILAIRLHRAAFDSILAQAVHSSFQSGLYESQESWQKAVQTSDVRLQWDPDHHPGGNKLERRAIQLGLRGEAIRCYAQEWIIDIEDISDFVAEQRQHVVSGNYEALLTPAESPYPVQDLETANRLQVPQIFPTSC, encoded by the coding sequence ATGTCCACCATCAAGACCGAACCCTATCTCCACCAAAAAGACCGCTGGCTCCAGCGAGGACGAGTGATTCTAGCCCAGTATGATGCTGACTCAATCGTCGTGTACCAGGCCTATCGACCTGCCATTGGTGATTTTGCTGCTCAACAGGGTTACTTTGGGGGGGAATTTAAGCTTTCACGGATGACGTGGATTAAGCCCAACTTTTTGTGGATGATGTATCGCTCTGGCTGGGGTGCTAAGCAAGGCCAAGAAGTTATTCTGGCCATTCGTCTACACCGAGCTGCCTTTGACTCGATTTTGGCCCAGGCCGTCCATTCATCCTTTCAATCTGGACTATATGAGAGTCAAGAATCTTGGCAAAAGGCGGTCCAAACCTCTGATGTGCGTTTGCAGTGGGACCCGGATCATCATCCAGGGGGTAATAAGCTGGAACGGCGAGCGATTCAATTGGGCCTTCGAGGAGAAGCGATTCGCTGCTATGCCCAAGAGTGGATTATCGACATTGAAGATATTTCAGACTTCGTGGCAGAGCAGCGGCAGCATGTGGTGTCTGGCAACTACGAAGCCCTCCTAACGCCTGCTGAATCCCCTTATCCAGTTCAGGATTTGGAAACTGCCAATAGATTGCAAGTCCCGCAAATTTTCCCTACATCTTGTTGA
- a CDS encoding GNAT family N-acetyltransferase has protein sequence MTIVIRILQPDQLHVLDCVAPDVFDYQLNREWSAAFLADPRHHLAVACDGQRVVGMASAVTYFHPDKPIQLWINEVGVSSSYQRQGIGRRLLQTLFALGQELGCQEAWVGTELENQPARRLYQSVAGKAEDFVMYSFHLAEEKSGDF, from the coding sequence ATGACAATCGTCATTCGCATTCTTCAACCTGATCAGCTCCATGTCCTAGATTGTGTGGCACCGGATGTTTTTGACTATCAGCTGAACCGAGAATGGAGTGCAGCATTTTTAGCCGATCCTCGCCATCATCTGGCAGTGGCCTGTGATGGTCAGCGAGTGGTGGGGATGGCTTCAGCAGTGACGTATTTCCATCCTGATAAGCCCATTCAACTCTGGATTAATGAAGTGGGTGTGTCGTCGAGTTATCAAAGACAAGGCATTGGAAGGCGGTTGTTGCAGACCCTATTTGCTTTGGGGCAAGAGTTAGGCTGTCAAGAAGCGTGGGTGGGTACTGAGTTGGAGAATCAACCGGCTCGGAGGTTGTATCAGTCCGTTGCAGGAAAAGCTGAGGATTTTGTGATGTATTCCTTCCACTTGGCAGAGGAGAAGAGTGGAGACTTTTAA
- a CDS encoding isopentenyl transferase family protein, translated as MKKVAVFGNTGGGKSTLSAQLAEVTGLPLYVLDKIQYKAGGEKVSQSVYRATHDQILREEAWVIDGFGCIETLWERLKTADTLVYLDLPLYIHFAWVTKRMITGFVQLPSGWPEGSPILKSSLNSYRTLWLCYRYLTPRYRDFVGQARETQTVYHLRSVPDISQFLTTLANA; from the coding sequence ATGAAAAAAGTCGCAGTCTTTGGCAATACCGGTGGAGGGAAATCCACCCTTAGCGCTCAATTAGCAGAGGTAACGGGTTTACCCCTCTATGTCTTAGACAAAATCCAATACAAAGCCGGAGGCGAAAAGGTATCACAATCCGTTTATCGGGCCACTCATGATCAGATCCTGCGAGAAGAAGCCTGGGTGATCGATGGATTTGGCTGTATAGAGACCTTATGGGAACGACTCAAGACTGCAGACACCCTGGTCTATCTCGATTTGCCGTTGTATATCCATTTTGCCTGGGTGACCAAACGGATGATCACGGGATTTGTGCAACTGCCTTCAGGCTGGCCTGAGGGAAGCCCCATCCTTAAAAGCAGCCTGAATAGTTATCGGACATTGTGGCTATGCTATCGGTATTTGACACCGCGATATCGCGATTTTGTGGGCCAAGCCAGGGAGACTCAAACGGTGTATCACCTCAGATCAGTTCCTGATATCTCGCAGTTTTTAACCACATTGGCCAATGCATAA
- the serS gene encoding serine--tRNA ligase — protein MIDLKQLRDNPEAFAERLSRRGDYDLQAILDLDQKQRELETERSQLQAQSNQIGKTIGERMKGGANPKDPEIQDLRQEGSSVKATLSDLEPKERDLKAQIGELLLTIPNLPSDDTPVGKDETANVKVKQWGDEYIPKNAKLAHWEIGENLGILNFERSVKIAQSRFVTLIGAGAALERALIQFMLDQQVEAGYIEVLPPVLVNSDSLTATGQLPKFAEESFKCAEDDLWLSPTAEVPVTNLYRDEILNADDLPIFHCAYTPCFRREAGSYGRDTRGLIRLHQFNKVELVKLVHPSTSAAEHEALVKNAAAILEALKLPYRVLQLCTGDLGFSAAKCYDLEVWLPSADCYREISSCSNFQDFQARRGNIRFKESGQKGTQFVHTLNGSGLAIGRTMAAVLENYQQPDGSVQVPEVLQPYLKRKVL, from the coding sequence GTGATTGATTTAAAGCAGCTAAGGGATAATCCTGAAGCCTTTGCAGAACGCCTCAGTCGGCGAGGTGACTATGATTTGCAAGCTATTTTGGACCTGGATCAAAAACAGCGCGAACTAGAAACCGAGCGATCGCAACTGCAAGCCCAAAGTAACCAAATTGGCAAAACCATTGGTGAACGGATGAAAGGGGGTGCCAATCCCAAAGATCCAGAAATCCAAGACCTACGGCAGGAAGGCAGTAGTGTCAAAGCAACCCTGAGCGATCTAGAACCGAAAGAGCGGGATCTCAAAGCCCAAATTGGGGAGCTACTGCTGACGATCCCGAATTTACCCAGTGACGATACACCAGTGGGTAAAGATGAAACCGCCAATGTAAAAGTGAAGCAGTGGGGAGATGAATACATTCCCAAAAACGCCAAACTGGCCCATTGGGAGATTGGCGAAAATCTAGGGATTTTGAACTTTGAGCGCTCTGTCAAAATTGCTCAAAGTCGATTTGTCACGCTGATTGGGGCAGGGGCTGCCCTTGAACGCGCCCTGATTCAATTCATGCTGGACCAGCAGGTGGAAGCGGGCTATATCGAAGTGTTACCACCCGTTCTAGTCAACAGTGACTCGTTAACAGCCACCGGACAACTTCCCAAGTTTGCCGAAGAAAGCTTCAAATGTGCTGAGGATGATTTGTGGCTCAGCCCGACGGCTGAAGTCCCCGTCACTAACCTCTATCGGGATGAGATTCTCAACGCCGATGATCTGCCTATTTTTCACTGCGCCTATACTCCTTGTTTTCGCCGGGAAGCGGGGAGCTATGGTCGCGATACTCGGGGACTGATTCGACTCCACCAGTTTAATAAGGTGGAATTGGTCAAGCTGGTTCATCCCAGTACCTCTGCTGCCGAACATGAAGCCCTGGTCAAAAATGCAGCTGCTATCCTCGAAGCATTGAAGCTTCCTTACCGGGTCTTACAGCTCTGTACTGGGGATTTAGGATTCTCTGCAGCTAAATGCTATGACCTAGAAGTGTGGCTACCCTCGGCTGATTGTTATCGAGAGATTTCGAGCTGCTCCAACTTCCAGGACTTCCAAGCTAGACGCGGAAATATCCGCTTTAAGGAATCCGGACAGAAAGGAACCCAGTTTGTCCATACTCTCAATGGTTCAGGATTGGCCATCGGTCGCACGATGGCTGCCGTGCTCGAAAATTATCAACAGCCAGATGGATCTGTGCAGGTGCCAGAGGTCTTGCAACCCTATTTGAAACGCAAAGTCTTGTAA
- the sppA gene encoding signal peptide peptidase SppA: MRLNRVLALALVTLCLIAALGNWLGGSINKSKAKGSANVAQINVYGVISDEASGGPFSSGEGANANKLISNIKKAREDDGIKAILLRINSPGGTAAASQAVYEELMRTRQETDIKIVASLGDVAASGGYYIASAADHIVANPSSITGSIGVIVQTQNVTSLLDKIGVQTSTIKSGPLKDILSPFRETKPEERKILQSVVDESYKQFLDAIVAGRGMSLEKLKPLADGRIYTGTQAKDKKLVDSLGNYYDALNKTAELAKISGEPKVRDFGKGSFFGDFGPFLSTSNQQLPQLTTEWLSSESQLPRWHKIPLTIME, translated from the coding sequence ATGCGTCTGAATCGTGTCCTAGCCTTAGCGTTAGTGACTTTATGTTTAATTGCAGCCTTAGGAAACTGGTTAGGCGGATCGATTAACAAAAGCAAAGCCAAAGGCTCTGCTAATGTCGCCCAAATCAATGTTTATGGTGTGATTAGCGATGAAGCCTCTGGCGGTCCTTTCAGTTCTGGAGAAGGGGCCAACGCCAATAAGTTGATCAGCAATATTAAGAAAGCGAGGGAGGATGATGGAATTAAAGCCATTCTGCTCCGGATTAACAGTCCTGGCGGCACGGCTGCAGCCTCTCAAGCTGTATATGAAGAGCTGATGCGAACCCGTCAAGAAACGGATATCAAAATTGTCGCTAGCTTGGGGGATGTTGCCGCCTCAGGGGGATATTACATTGCCAGTGCGGCCGATCATATTGTTGCTAATCCCTCTTCGATCACAGGATCCATTGGGGTGATTGTGCAAACCCAAAATGTGACGTCTCTCCTCGATAAGATTGGGGTCCAAACCAGCACGATTAAAAGTGGCCCCTTGAAAGATATTTTGTCGCCGTTCCGGGAAACTAAGCCAGAAGAGCGCAAAATATTGCAGTCGGTAGTAGATGAGTCCTATAAGCAGTTTCTAGATGCCATCGTGGCTGGACGGGGCATGTCCCTGGAGAAATTAAAGCCTTTGGCAGATGGTCGAATTTACACTGGGACCCAGGCAAAAGACAAAAAGCTCGTGGATTCCCTCGGAAATTACTACGATGCGTTGAACAAGACGGCTGAACTAGCCAAAATTTCCGGTGAACCGAAGGTACGGGATTTTGGCAAAGGCAGTTTCTTTGGGGATTTCGGTCCGTTTCTATCCACGTCTAATCAACAACTCCCCCAGCTAACGACGGAATGGCTCTCTTCAGAATCCCAATTGCCCCGTTGGCATAAGATTCCGCTGACGATCATGGAGTAA
- a CDS encoding helix-turn-helix domain-containing protein, whose protein sequence is METTAPQQTAVTAYLNLPSSEQDWEHVHVQQFQNSPGEGQCHFEAEHTLFMSLAPRPLHYVQSQDGNKFTGLIQKGEFSLAPAGSPFFARWEGHEHCLEVRLTDRLVRSIAQETLKQDCDRMSLIPGFRIRDPQVEAIAMMLLTECQQGTGSRLYIDSLANVLVVQLLRQHATLQPHLPVYEGGIPQRQLLQVLDFVDAHLDQDLKLAELAQLLDMSQFHFSRLFKQSMGLSPFQYLLQQRVERAKQLLKQTNQPIIEIALECGFSSHSHLSKQFRQLTGITPKAYRVG, encoded by the coding sequence GTGGAAACAACAGCACCGCAACAGACTGCTGTCACTGCCTATCTCAATTTGCCAAGCTCAGAGCAAGATTGGGAGCATGTCCATGTCCAGCAATTTCAGAACTCACCGGGAGAAGGTCAGTGCCATTTTGAAGCAGAACATACCCTGTTTATGTCATTGGCACCCCGGCCGCTTCACTATGTCCAATCCCAAGACGGCAACAAATTCACAGGACTGATTCAGAAAGGGGAGTTCTCCCTTGCACCCGCTGGCTCTCCGTTTTTCGCCCGGTGGGAAGGGCATGAACATTGTTTAGAAGTGAGGCTTACTGATCGGCTTGTCCGCAGTATTGCCCAGGAAACCCTGAAACAAGATTGCGATCGCATGTCCCTAATCCCTGGCTTTCGGATCCGTGATCCCCAAGTTGAAGCCATCGCCATGATGCTACTGACGGAGTGCCAACAGGGCACGGGTAGTAGACTGTATATCGACTCGTTGGCAAACGTATTGGTGGTGCAGTTGCTCAGGCAGCATGCTACTCTCCAGCCTCATTTACCTGTGTATGAGGGCGGCATTCCCCAGCGTCAGCTTTTACAGGTGCTCGATTTTGTGGATGCCCATTTAGACCAAGATCTCAAGCTAGCTGAGTTAGCTCAATTGCTGGATATGAGCCAATTTCATTTCAGTCGCCTGTTCAAACAGTCCATGGGGCTATCCCCGTTTCAATATTTGCTTCAGCAGCGGGTAGAACGGGCGAAGCAGCTTTTGAAACAAACAAACCAGCCCATTATCGAAATCGCTTTGGAATGCGGCTTCAGTAGCCATAGCCATTTGAGTAAGCAATTTCGACAATTGACGGGCATTACACCGAAAGCTTACCGAGTGGGTTAA
- a CDS encoding IS1634 family transposase, which translates to MYSPQEIDVQDIDHLGIIAGIVDEIGIVEIVDRLLGTHEQENVSCGQVVKALILNGMGFLSAPLYLFSEFFESKATEHLLGQGVLPEHLNDTRIGRVLDKLYAYGVTQIFIHVAMAVVQKFDVALRCAHLDATSLSVEGQYLDKPQVEASDESPSAPESPSPALAESEEPIPVKITYGYSRDNRRDLKQFVLNLLVSGDGGIPLFLQVGNGNDADKSTFVPIIHEFKQQWSQQQPEVIVADSALYSADNLQALGSTSWISRVPASSTAAQDLLQGLPGSQFHPSALNGYSFVEVCSTYGEIQQRWLVVESKARRDSGLKQVQKRIDQAFSQKTTALKTLCKQTFLCPADALAAAQDFGKILRYHTLDDLKIHKKPHYSKAGRPTKATVVTHYTYSIEATLTLNEPVIERYRRQAGRFILATNLLEQEQWSNDDILREYKNQQACEGGFRFIKDPLFFASSVFLKTPRRIAALAMIMALCLMVYSLGQRQLRNALEQVQTTLPNQKGKQTMKPTLRWILQCFQAVHLVWLDGAKHLIKLNSRQQLILPFLGKGCKKYYLLC; encoded by the coding sequence ATGTATTCACCTCAAGAGATAGACGTTCAGGATATTGACCATCTCGGTATTATTGCCGGTATCGTCGATGAGATCGGCATTGTCGAAATAGTGGATCGATTATTAGGTACTCACGAGCAAGAGAATGTTAGTTGTGGTCAAGTTGTCAAAGCCCTGATTCTAAATGGTATGGGCTTTTTGAGTGCTCCATTGTACTTATTTAGTGAGTTTTTCGAAAGCAAAGCAACCGAGCACTTACTCGGTCAAGGTGTACTGCCAGAGCACCTCAACGATACCCGTATCGGTCGAGTCCTCGACAAGCTCTATGCCTATGGTGTGACCCAGATATTTATCCATGTGGCAATGGCAGTCGTTCAGAAATTCGATGTAGCTCTAAGGTGTGCGCATCTAGATGCGACAAGCCTTAGTGTTGAGGGGCAATACTTAGATAAACCACAGGTTGAGGCGTCAGACGAATCCCCCTCTGCACCTGAGTCCCCCTCCCCTGCACTGGCTGAATCAGAGGAGCCGATACCCGTGAAAATCACCTACGGCTACTCACGGGACAATCGTCGTGATCTCAAGCAGTTTGTATTGAACCTACTGGTGAGTGGGGACGGGGGTATTCCTTTATTTTTACAAGTGGGCAACGGTAATGATGCGGACAAAAGTACGTTTGTGCCTATCATCCATGAATTTAAGCAACAGTGGAGTCAGCAACAGCCAGAGGTGATTGTTGCTGATAGTGCCCTCTACAGTGCCGACAATCTGCAAGCATTAGGAAGTACATCTTGGATTAGCCGAGTTCCAGCAAGTTCAACGGCAGCCCAAGACTTATTACAAGGGCTGCCGGGTTCACAGTTTCACCCCAGTGCTCTCAACGGCTATAGCTTTGTCGAAGTATGTAGTACCTATGGAGAGATTCAACAACGGTGGCTGGTGGTTGAAAGTAAAGCTCGCAGAGACTCTGGACTCAAACAAGTGCAAAAGCGGATTGATCAGGCGTTTAGCCAAAAAACTACTGCACTTAAAACCCTCTGCAAACAGACCTTCTTGTGCCCTGCAGATGCTTTAGCTGCAGCCCAAGATTTTGGCAAAATCCTCAGGTATCACACCCTTGACGATCTCAAAATCCACAAAAAACCTCATTATTCAAAGGCTGGACGACCGACAAAAGCAACGGTTGTGACTCACTACACCTATTCTATTGAGGCTACCTTAACCCTCAATGAGCCAGTCATCGAACGCTATCGGCGGCAAGCAGGTCGTTTCATCTTAGCCACCAATCTCTTGGAACAAGAGCAATGGAGCAATGATGATATTCTGCGCGAGTATAAGAACCAGCAGGCGTGTGAAGGAGGCTTTCGCTTTATCAAAGATCCACTCTTCTTTGCCTCTAGTGTTTTCCTGAAGACACCTCGGCGTATCGCTGCCTTAGCCATGATCATGGCCTTGTGTTTGATGGTCTACAGCTTAGGACAACGACAGTTAAGAAATGCACTAGAACAAGTACAAACAACTCTCCCTAATCAGAAGGGGAAACAAACTATGAAACCTACGTTACGTTGGATTCTCCAATGCTTTCAGGCCGTCCATTTAGTTTGGCTTGATGGTGCCAAGCATCTCATCAAGCTCAACAGCAGGCAGCAACTTATCTTGCCGTTCCTTGGGAAGGGCTGTAAAAAATATTATCTGCTCTGCTAG